CCCTCGCCTCCTGAGGATCCTTGCTCGAATGCCGTCCGAATCCACTCCCGCTACCCCACCCCCTCACAACAACCGCCGTAACCTGCGTGCGGATCAGCAAGCCGCGGTCGACAGCGCGGTACGCGGACTCAAGAACCCGGGCTCGCGCGGACACCTGGTCTCCGCGTGTGGGACGGGTAAGACGCTGATCGCGCTGCGTACCGCCGAGGCCCTCAACATCAACCATCTACTGGTGGCGATGCCGTCCCTGGACCTGATCGGCCAGTGGGCGGCAGCGGCCCGTGCAGACGGACGCCGCGAGCCGCTGCTCGCCATCTCCTCACTCCAGGCCGACAAGCACCCACTGCTTGCCGGTGCGGGAGCAGTGAGCACCGGCTCGGGGGACTACCTGGCGTCCTGGCTGTCACGCCACAAGAAGGCGACCGTGTTCACCACGCTCGATTCCCTCCCGCGGATCGAGGAAGCCCAGCACAGCATCTTCCCCGCCCCTCTCTTCGACCTTCTGGTCGTGGACGAGGCACACCGGACCGCGGGCTCCTGGGGCAAAGAGTGGACGATGATCCACGACAACAACCGCGTCCCGGCCGCCCGGCGCCTCTATGTGACCGCGACACCGTACGCGTGGCAGGCCCCGCGCCTGACCGAAGTCCCAGACACCCGCCCACACCCCAAACACACCGCGTCGGCCACCCCGGCCTGGGAGTCCCCATCCCTCATCGCGTCGATGGACGACCCGAAAGTCTTCGGCCCTCGTCTCCACACCTACTCCCACGCTGACGCGATCGACGACCAAGTCCTGGCCGACTACCAACTCCTGGTCCCCACCGTCACCGACACCGACCTGAGGGCCCTCCTTGCCGACCCCGACGGCGCACACACCGGTTTCGCTCCCACAGCCCGCCGCACGACCGCTCTGCACCTGGCCGTCCTCAAAGCCATGACCGAGCACGACCTGCACCACGTGATCGTCTACTTCCAACAGGTCGCCGACGCCACCGATTTCACCCGCCAATTCCCCCACACCCTGCGCACCCTCCCAACCGAGCAACGCCCGCCCTGGGCCGCCACCCTGGCCGTCTCATCCATCAACGGCACACACACCCCCGACCAGCGCGCGAAGATCCTCGCCCGATTCGCCGCCGCCGACCGCGCGGTGATCACGAACGCTCAGGTGTTGTCCGAGGGAGTGGATCTACCGACGGTAGACGCCATCGTGTTCGCGGACCGCACGGGCAGTGTGCGACGGATCGTGCAGGCCCTGGGCCGCGCCCTGCGCAAACCCCCCACCATCGAGGTCAAGACGGCAAGCCTGGTCATCCCCGCCTACATCCCGCCCGGCGCAGACCCCACCAACCTCCTCGACACCCCCTACGAAGCCCTCTGGCTCATCACCGCCGCGCTGCGCCGCCACGACCAGTCAATCGCCGCCCGCGCCCCGCGCAAGAACACCAAGCACCGCCTGGACCGCGACACCCACCGGCTCCTCGCGCGCCGATTCCGCTTCGACTTCACCCTCGACCCCGCCCACATCGCCCGCGCAATGGACCTCCTAGCCTGGCCCTCGAACACCGCTGTGCTCTCCGCACCCCGCCGCGCCGGACTGGCCGCAGCCACCCGCTTCCACACCGAGTACGGCCATCTCCAAGTCCCGGCCGATTACGAGGACGCCTTCGGCTACCGCCTCGGCCAGTTCATCACCAGCCAGCGCACCGCCCACTCCCGCGGCCTGCTGGAAGAGGACTGGACCACGGAACTCGACGCGCTCGACATGGTCTGGGACCACCACGAGGCCATCTGGCAGGGCCAGTTCACCACCGTCACCGCCTATCACCAAGAGCACGGCCATCTAGCCATCCCCACCGACACGCCAGGCGGCCAGTTCCTCATCGACCAGCGCGCCGCCGCACGCAAGGGCCGCCTCGCCCCCGACCGTGAAGCCCAGCTCACCACCCTCGACCCCGACTGGCTTCTCCCGCACGGCGCGGACTGGCACCGCAAATACCACCTCCTGCGTCGCCACCTCGAAGCCGGCCATGATCCCGCAACGCTGCGCCGTGACACAGCCATCGAGGGCGTGAAGATCGGCAGCTGGCTGCAGCGCCAGCTCACCACCTTCACGATCCTGGAGCCCGCCCAGCGTGCTCTGCTGTCCCGGATCGGGGCCGACCCTGCCCGGCTACGGCTGCCGATCGGCAAGCGTGCCCGTCGTTCCTTCGAACAGAACGCGGAACTGCTGAGGGCATTCACCGAACGTCAGGGTCGGCTGCCCGGCGCGCGGGAGTGGATCGAAGCCGACGGGGCACGCGTTGAGATCGGTTCCTGGCTTCGCAGGGTCCGAGCCAAGCAGAACGAGGGACAGCTCACGGAAGAACAAGATCGCCTGCTGTCCGAGATCACCCCGGCCGATCCATCGAGTCCGCCGGACCGCGAAGAGGACCGGGCCTGAACTTCAAACAGTTCAGAGTTTTCACTACATTAGACACAGCCCCCCGGGCAGAGTCAGACCACGGGGATGCAGGAGAGATGATCAACTCCAGCCACGCCGGCACTCGCACCCCGGCCTCCGACTCCCGGTGCCGGGGAGAGGACCGAAGCCGACGGCGAGTGCATGCTGTTGGTCCGTGGCTGCGCAAAGCGCGTACACGACACAGGACCGGTCAACATCCCCCAGAGCGATGGAAGTTGACGCAAGGGAACCTCCGGGAAGCCCGACCCGGAGCCTCCGCACTCCAAGAGAGGATTCGAGCCACCTCCCGGAAGTCCCACCGAGCAGAGAGCCTGATAGGCCGATCCAACAGGCAGTACGGCAAGCGTGAATTCTCCAACAATGGCCGCTCACCATCGGCCCAAAGTCCCGCGAAATAACCGGAGTTACGGTATTATGGAAACCATAGACCATCACAGAAAGGGCCTCTTCTAATGCCGGAAAGGACACATGATTTCGGCCACTACGGGGCCCGAGGAATCAAGGGCAGCGAGGCCGTCGCACGCCAACTCGACCAGCTCGCCGGCTACATCGCCACCCCCATCACCGCGCAGCGCGGTCTGATGGCACGCCTCCACTACCTGACGAAATCCGACCATGCCCGCCAGGCCGCGCGCGAGGCCGGGCTGACCGTCACTGACCGCACCATCAAAGCCTGGTTGGAGGGCAAACGCCGCCCCTCCAACGCCAGCCTCCAACAGATCGAGACCGCTTACCGCACGGTGCGCCGGCGGAACGTGGCCCGTTACCTGCTGCGCCGGCTGAACGGCGGGGGAGGGACAAGGGTGGAGATCCACCCGTTCAATCAGTCCCGGGTCGATCGCAGGTTCCAGCGGGTGCTGGAATACCGCAGCCTCAACATCCGCCAGTGGGACACCCTCATCCGAGCCTGGGCGGCAGGGGACATGAGCGCTCTCGATGATGCCTGGGTGGATGCCATCGTGGACCTCGGGTCCCAATGGGGACAATATGAATACGTGTCAGCCGTCGGATTCGCAGCATAGAACTGAGTGTCTGTCAATTTCTTCAGGGAAGCAAAGAATTGACAGACA
This Streptomyces sp. NBC_01283 DNA region includes the following protein-coding sequences:
- a CDS encoding Helicase associated domain protein: MPSESTPATPPPHNNRRNLRADQQAAVDSAVRGLKNPGSRGHLVSACGTGKTLIALRTAEALNINHLLVAMPSLDLIGQWAAAARADGRREPLLAISSLQADKHPLLAGAGAVSTGSGDYLASWLSRHKKATVFTTLDSLPRIEEAQHSIFPAPLFDLLVVDEAHRTAGSWGKEWTMIHDNNRVPAARRLYVTATPYAWQAPRLTEVPDTRPHPKHTASATPAWESPSLIASMDDPKVFGPRLHTYSHADAIDDQVLADYQLLVPTVTDTDLRALLADPDGAHTGFAPTARRTTALHLAVLKAMTEHDLHHVIVYFQQVADATDFTRQFPHTLRTLPTEQRPPWAATLAVSSINGTHTPDQRAKILARFAAADRAVITNAQVLSEGVDLPTVDAIVFADRTGSVRRIVQALGRALRKPPTIEVKTASLVIPAYIPPGADPTNLLDTPYEALWLITAALRRHDQSIAARAPRKNTKHRLDRDTHRLLARRFRFDFTLDPAHIARAMDLLAWPSNTAVLSAPRRAGLAAATRFHTEYGHLQVPADYEDAFGYRLGQFITSQRTAHSRGLLEEDWTTELDALDMVWDHHEAIWQGQFTTVTAYHQEHGHLAIPTDTPGGQFLIDQRAAARKGRLAPDREAQLTTLDPDWLLPHGADWHRKYHLLRRHLEAGHDPATLRRDTAIEGVKIGSWLQRQLTTFTILEPAQRALLSRIGADPARLRLPIGKRARRSFEQNAELLRAFTERQGRLPGAREWIEADGARVEIGSWLRRVRAKQNEGQLTEEQDRLLSEITPADPSSPPDREEDRA
- a CDS encoding transcriptional regulator; protein product: MPERTHDFGHYGARGIKGSEAVARQLDQLAGYIATPITAQRGLMARLHYLTKSDHARQAAREAGLTVTDRTIKAWLEGKRRPSNASLQQIETAYRTVRRRNVARYLLRRLNGGGGTRVEIHPFNQSRVDRRFQRVLEYRSLNIRQWDTLIRAWAAGDMSALDDAWVDAIVDLGSQWGQYEYVSAVGFAA